A part of Planococcus sp. MB-3u-03 genomic DNA contains:
- the rsgA gene encoding ribosome small subunit-dependent GTPase A yields the protein MSIIKQYGWNESFQQALPEQKIPGRVILEHKSGYRVMTDFGEWPATLSGNYRHSHSRDEFPSVGDWVALEQMPGEDKGIIHQLLPRSSRFARKAAGETSEMQTIAVNLDYVFLVMSLNHDFNVRRLERYMVAAWDSGAMPVVVLTKSDQCEDPAVYLKEVAATAFGVDVFAVSALTGAGMDAFNRYLTDGKTGALLGSSGVGKSSLINALTHSDKMAVQDIREDDSKGRHTTTHRELVLLPGGGLLIDTPGMREFQLADSADGLDASFQDITGFAAECRFRDCSHQQEPGCRIQSALTSGELPEERYESYLKLLRELDYIERKSDAAKQQAERAVWKQRTKEYRSRPVKKR from the coding sequence TTGTCGATTATCAAACAATACGGATGGAATGAATCATTCCAACAAGCATTGCCTGAACAGAAAATACCGGGCCGCGTCATTCTCGAACATAAGAGCGGCTACCGCGTCATGACCGATTTCGGTGAATGGCCGGCCACTTTATCCGGAAATTACCGCCATAGCCACAGTCGCGATGAATTCCCGAGCGTCGGAGATTGGGTGGCACTGGAACAAATGCCTGGAGAAGACAAAGGCATCATCCACCAGCTGCTGCCAAGAAGTTCGCGCTTCGCCCGAAAAGCGGCAGGGGAAACGTCCGAGATGCAGACCATCGCCGTCAATCTCGACTACGTCTTTCTGGTCATGTCGCTCAATCACGATTTTAATGTCCGGCGCCTTGAACGCTATATGGTCGCAGCTTGGGATTCAGGCGCCATGCCGGTCGTCGTGCTGACAAAAAGCGATCAATGCGAAGACCCGGCAGTTTACTTGAAAGAAGTCGCCGCTACTGCATTTGGTGTCGATGTGTTTGCCGTTTCAGCTTTGACTGGTGCTGGCATGGACGCCTTCAATCGCTATTTAACGGATGGCAAAACCGGCGCGCTGCTCGGTTCTTCGGGCGTCGGAAAATCATCGCTCATCAACGCCCTGACCCATAGCGATAAAATGGCGGTGCAGGACATCCGGGAAGACGACAGCAAAGGCCGCCATACGACGACACACCGCGAACTGGTGCTGCTGCCAGGCGGCGGTTTATTGATCGATACGCCGGGCATGCGCGAATTCCAGCTTGCCGATTCCGCCGACGGGCTTGATGCAAGCTTCCAGGACATCACGGGCTTCGCGGCCGAATGCCGTTTCCGCGATTGCAGCCACCAACAAGAACCGGGCTGCCGCATCCAATCCGCTCTTACTTCCGGCGAATTGCCGGAAGAGCGCTATGAAAGCTATTTAAAATTACTGCGTGAGCTCGACTATATCGAACGAAAAAGTGATGCTGCCAAACAACAAGCAGAACGCGCAGTATGGAAACAGCGCACGAAAGAATACCGCAGCCGCCCCGTCAAG
- a CDS encoding DUF2254 domain-containing protein encodes MKKILYNWREKLWVTPALYSFLAVLLSIGFFYVDLLVIRQYREFIPDILLTNVQLAQTIMGALAGALLTMTTFTFSTILVVLTMYSSQFSPRTLKNFVHDRLTWRVLGVFLGGFIYNTLSLLFMRDALYTHDVISTFVGIVIAFICLATFAYFIHHIATNVQVEKLIEELEEDTERIIDTYSEKQQQEMEIETEWNPDGFAETILAENDGYIQFLYFDKLTEYAVEHDLEVEIFHGIGSYVHENTPLFRVYQRQQEDIDLRRFITIGTERTTDQDLDFAIQKMVEVALRAISPGINDPNTANGIIIRIGRLLGKISHLETGAITIRDEEQRGRVRYPFFTFPHFLYLTFHQLIHYGKEDVSVVAAILESLTNAAQLSDAANHEAIWETQLHVLEHLKGSPFKRLDRRYIQGKLDALAKAVDRRPALLSDYLLEQEA; translated from the coding sequence ATGAAAAAGATTCTTTACAATTGGCGGGAAAAATTATGGGTGACGCCAGCTCTCTACAGCTTCCTTGCCGTGTTATTATCCATTGGATTTTTTTATGTGGATTTATTGGTCATTCGGCAATACCGTGAATTCATTCCGGATATCCTGCTGACCAATGTACAATTGGCCCAAACGATCATGGGCGCGCTCGCCGGTGCGTTGTTGACGATGACGACGTTTACGTTTTCCACGATTCTCGTCGTGCTGACGATGTATTCTTCCCAATTTTCACCGAGGACATTGAAGAATTTTGTCCACGACCGCCTGACATGGCGCGTGCTCGGTGTCTTCTTGGGCGGTTTCATCTATAACACGTTGTCTTTATTGTTCATGCGCGACGCCCTTTATACGCATGACGTCATTTCCACTTTTGTTGGGATCGTCATTGCGTTTATCTGTTTGGCGACGTTTGCATATTTTATCCATCACATAGCAACGAACGTGCAGGTGGAGAAGTTGATCGAGGAACTTGAAGAAGATACGGAGCGCATCATCGATACGTATAGTGAAAAACAACAGCAGGAAATGGAGATTGAAACAGAGTGGAATCCCGACGGCTTCGCGGAAACCATCCTGGCAGAAAATGATGGGTATATCCAATTCCTGTATTTCGATAAATTGACGGAGTATGCGGTGGAGCACGACCTGGAAGTTGAAATTTTCCACGGCATCGGTTCGTATGTCCATGAGAATACGCCGTTATTCCGCGTGTACCAACGACAGCAAGAAGACATCGATCTTCGCCGCTTTATCACGATCGGCACGGAGCGGACGACGGACCAGGATCTCGATTTTGCTATTCAGAAAATGGTCGAAGTGGCGCTGCGGGCGATTTCCCCAGGCATCAACGACCCGAATACAGCGAATGGCATCATCATCCGGATCGGGCGGCTGCTCGGAAAGATAAGCCATCTCGAGACCGGAGCCATCACCATCCGGGACGAAGAGCAAAGAGGCCGCGTGCGCTATCCGTTCTTCACATTCCCGCATTTTCTTTACCTGACGTTCCATCAACTGATCCATTACGGAAAAGAAGATGTATCAGTTGTGGCCGCTATCCTTGAATCTTTGACAAACGCTGCGCAATTATCGGATGCGGCGAATCACGAGGCCATTTGGGAAACACAGCTGCACGTGCTTGAACATTTGAAGGGTTCGCCCTTTAAACGTCTGGACCGCAGATACATCCAAGGGAAATTGGATGCGCTGGCAAAAGCGGTGGATCGTCGTCCGGCTTTGCTCAGCGATTACCTGCTGGAGCAGGAAGCATGA